Within Dictyostelium discoideum AX4 chromosome 4 chromosome, whole genome shotgun sequence, the genomic segment accaccaccaccaccaccaccacaattactattactaccacATCCAAAATCACTATTAATACCactaattgaattatttaaagaagaactttgtgaaaaaattttctttagAGTTGGTATTTCTTCAACACAGATAAGTGAATGATCGAACCAAAAACATGGGATGGCACCAGGATTGTTACATTCTTTACATGATCCTAAGGTTTTGAAACTTTCGAGCCAATAAACTGAAGAATTCCATTCTTTTTGTGGTTCAAATTCTCTACATAGACTATTCGTACCACCTTTTGTGCAACCAATCTTTgtacaaattaatttatacttTGGTAGTTTTTTAGATTCTACTGTGGTTTCTGGAATGTATAAAAAGGATtcatcaccaattttaatatttcttaattttttagattgCTCTTCCATTAATTTAATGTTggtatttatatttgaaataCATGTTGACATTGGTTGAGCTAAATTGGAAATCATTGTTCTAGCATTGTTTATACAAATTGTATTTGCAACATCATGTGGTTGAACTTTTGATATCTCTTCTAATAATCTTTTATATTCTCCTGATGATCTATCCCAACTTCCACAATAAACATTCTCATCTTCTCCTGAGAAATTAGATTCAATACCAGTAGTAGCACTATATATTTTAACGgctaaataattaaaagacTCAttatcgaaaaaaaaaattttttcgTTAGCATTTATTTCAATACCTGATTGATCtttcatatttttaaaatgattctCAAGAATGGCTCTTGTTGGACCTGGTTTATACATTGAAGCTCTTGAACGAGtgaaacaaaagaaaatattatcTTTTGCACTTGAATGtaaatgtaataataattgattcaaaCAATAGTTGAATGAAATAGTGGCTCTAGTTTCATCTGGACGCATTAAAATACAAATTgcatttaacttttttatagATGAAATTTCGTGTAggatattttcaaaatgttTATTATCTTGCAATGCACCTTGTGGGTCACCAACACCTggtgaatcaattaaacaaaGGATTGTACCATCTGGTAATTTAATTCTATATTGTCTTGATGTTTGAGTTATAGATGAACCAACTTTATAATCATCAATATCTCCAAGTTTaactttataatttttatcagATCCTTGAATTTCAACATTTGTATCAATTgtataaatttgttttaatgatGTTGATTTTTGAATTGCATCTTTTAAActtgaaaattttatataattaaccACCATATTAATAAACGTTGATTTACCAACACCAGTCTCACCAATTAATAGTACATActttgtttctttttcatcatctattaattgatcaattttatttaataaatatgatTGTTCTGAatttggtaatgatgatgatgatgatgatgatgatgatgatgatgatgatgatgatgatgatgatgatgatgatgatgatgatgatgatgatgatgatgatgatgatgatgatgatgatgatgatgatgatgatgatgatgatggtgatgatgctccatctattattaattgttctGGTTTTTGTTGTCCGTTTGGAtccaaattattaatttcatcaaaattaacaaatttcTCTTCAAgtgttaatttattttttagacaaactcttttattttcattatcttctGTAACTTCATATAATCTATCATTCAATTCCAAatgttttttgattattgatattttattatttatgttcatttataaagtttattttttaaccaACACTttggtttgttttttttttttttatttatttatttttgtttttttttattttatactttttttttttaatgtgtttggaaaaataaaaaaaaaataaaaataaaaaaaaaataaaatatctgttcatttttatttatttaattttttaagaaaatgtTATCCGTtcatttttgtttatttattattttaagaaaatttaaataaggaaaatgaaaaaaagtgGTGTCACACACAAGTTTTGGCatggataaaaataaaaataaaatttaaatatttaaataaaaaaaaaaatgaaaataaatttggtaattaaaaaatataaaaaaataaaaaattcaaaaaaaaaaaaaaatttcgttttttttaaaatctttcgttttttaatttttttttttttttttttaattttatttttattttattttttcattttttttttattttttttttttttttaatcaactCCTATACACACAAGCATTAATAAACtcaaattaaagaatgaaGATTTTAACACACAATATGATGGCTTGCACTAAAAAGCAATGTATGGGTAAAGGTTTCCCATTAAAAGTAGAAAGCACAGAACAAATTGTATTAGAACAAGAATTCAACTATGAATTcactaaaaatatatatccAAAACTTGATTGGTTAGGAATTGCTGAAATctcaataaaatttaatataccAATTCAATTAGATACAACAAAACATTCTttagaagatgaagaatttttaaaaactttacaTAATTTACTTTGTAATGTAAGAatcaatatataaatatatactCACTCACTCACTCACTCACTCACTCACTCACTCACTCACTCACTCACTCACTCACTCACTCACTCACTCACTCACTCACTCATCTAAATAACTTTACTAACACATAAatactttttattaattttattatatagcTTAAAGTTATTACAGGTAGTTTAACATGTCCAAATTGTCAAAGAGTTTATCCAATTGATAAAGGTATTCCAAATATGTTATTAAGAGAAGATGAAATTTatcaagaaattaaagaataaactttttttttttgtgtgtgatattataatatatgaaagttttattttatttattattattattatcttgttGTGTTGTTGATCTTGATTTAccttttaaatctaaaactACAGTATTATctctttcattatttttttgaatgattattttcttttcttcttcaGTGATTTCTTTAAGTGGacttaatgattttaaaatttttgaaaaagtaaTTGGATCTTcgttatcattattactattattgaaAGCAGGATCACTCATTCTATTATCAATACCTTCCATAAGTTTATCATATAAATTTTGATCACgaattgataattcaatattatgatttttgtttttattatcttctaCTAATACTTTTAATTCGGTTATATCtgcaattatatttttattgataCTATCTTTGTATATCTTTTTATGTGCCATATGACCTAATGCACCGAAAATACCTCCACAAAACA encodes:
- a CDS encoding hypothetical protein (Similar to plasmodium falciparum (Isolate 3D7). hypothetical 231.8 kDa protein) gives rise to the protein MNINNKISIIKKHLELNDRLYEVTEDNENKRVCLKNKLTLEEKFVNFDEINNLDPNGQQKPEQLIIDGASSPSSSSSSSSSSSSSSSSSSSSSSSSSSSSSSSSSSSSSSSSSSSSLPNSEQSYLLNKIDQLIDDEKETKYVLLIGETGVGKSTFINMVVNYIKFSSLKDAIQKSTSLKQIYTIDTNVEIQGSDKNYKVKLGDIDDYKVGSSITQTSRQYRIKLPDGTILCLIDSPGVGDPQGALQDNKHFENILHEISSIKKLNAICILMRPDETRATISFNYCLNQLLLHLHSSAKDNIFFCFTRSRASMYKPGPTRAILENHFKNMKDQSGIEINANEKIFFFDNESFNYLAVKIYSATTGIESNFSGEDENVYCGSWDRSSGEYKRLLEEISKVQPHDVANTICINNARTMISNLAQPMSTCISNINTNIKLMEEQSKKLRNIKIGDESFLYIPETTVESKKLPKYKLICTKIGCTKGGTNSLCREFEPQKEWNSSVYWLESFKTLGSCKECNNPGAIPCFWFDHSLICVEEIPTLKKIFSQSSSLNNSISGINSDFGCGSNSNCGGGGGGGGGGGGGVGIIRTKEELKKESSILISQMRLRIKQFEDEYLIIKNANVDFLVFLYHHSLVNINHYYEKYINIQIKALESVPNSADLIEKLNEHLGEYKQSVEQQKNAKNHKTNVKSQKEIFKTFDKLLELPMVGYIIKNQIKLKQNNLLKSEAIIVDLRN